The Cystobacter fuscus DSM 2262 region CCGCCGCAGGAAGACGGGGAGTGCGTGAGGGCCCAGTCCCGCGGACAAGGTCCTCAGGTGGGCGGGAAGGGCCTCGGGCCGCGAGCGCAGGTGGAGATGACCCACCCAGTCCACGAGCGCCCGCCGCTTGTTGGGCAGGCACAGGCCCCTCGCCTCGAGCACCTCGAGCAGCGCCGACCAGCGCGCGGTGTCCGCCTCGTGCAGGCTCTCCGCCAGATGGCACTCCACGCCCAGGCGGGGCTGGACGGTGCCGCCCACATCCAGGCTCAGCGCCAGCCGCTCCACGCGAGGCGCCACCGCCGACAGCAGCGGCTCCCACTCGGCGGAGGTTCCCGGCCAGCCGACGCGCTCGAGGTAGCCGGGCAGGGTGTCCGGCGACAGGCCATGCAGGCACAGCCGCACCCCCTCGAAGCGGCGCGAGAACATGGCCCCCACGGCCGACACCTGGCCGCCGGATGGCAAGGCCTCGAGACAGGCCACCACCCGCTCCCGGACGGCGGGAGCCAGCGGCTCGCCCCACAGCAGGGCGAGGGCTTCCTCCATGATCTCCAGATCGCGCGTCGCCCCCCGCTCGTACTCGATGAAGAAGGAGGGGATGGGTTCCTGCTCGGGCGTCCCCTCGACGTCGAACTCCAGGAAGATGTCGCCAATCTCCCGCGCGAGCCGTGAGCCCGGCTCGTCCCAGCGCGCGCCGAAGCGCCGCAGGCGCTCCCAGACGGGGTGGGTGAAACGCGAGAGCCCGAAGCGCCCTCCGGGGTCTCCCCGTCCGGCGAGCACCGCGCGGCTGCCATCCGCGGCGAGGAACCTCACGCCCAGATCCGCCAGCGCCTGGGGCTGACCCAGCCGGCACTCGAAGCCGGAGGCGGAGGCGGGCGGGAGCTGCCGGGCGATCCGCTGGAGATTCCCGAACGCCTCGGGCGAGACGAGCTCGGGGGACAGGTGCGGCGCGGCGAGTCTCAGGTACGCATCCAATGCATCGCTCATGGGCCCCCCTCCCTCAATGCCTGACAACCCTGGACGTCCAAACAAACAACGGACGGGCGCGTTCAGGGCGCCCGTCCGTGGAAACGACAGGGTGTCGGGTATGGATTACTGCCAGGCCTGCGTGTTGCTCAATTCCTGCGCCTCGCCGGAGATGAGGTCATCCAGCGCTTCATCGCTCAGCTCGGTGAGATTGACAGGCTGCTCGGAGAGGGTCTCGTTGCTCATGGCATTGCCTCACTGGGGATAGTGGTCCTGGATGGGGGGACGAGTATCTGTCCAGGTTGGCTTCCGGCGGTCAGTCATTCCGTCCGCCGAAAGTGATTAGAAGAATAAAGAGCAGCCAATGAGAAGTCAAAGTGCTCGCCTCTCTTTTTTTGTAAGTCATTGGTGACCTCCCCTGGGTCAGAAATCAACCCGTCTGGAGTACGGAAAGACGGGACAGGCGCGCTGTATTGGATTGCCTTGAGAGTCCTCATCCGGGACGAGGCCCATCGAGACAATCCGCCAGGGCCGACACCACGGTGGCGGTGGTGAAGAGCCGGTTGCGATCCGTGAGCACGGGCAGCAGGAGGCAGCCCTGGGGATCCTCCCAGGGCGCGTGTTCCCCGGGGCGTGGCATCCGCATGAGGGGGGCGCTGTCCCAGTCCCCCTCGGGCCGTTGGGTCCGCACCAACCAGTGGAGGCCGGAGCGCAGCGCGTCACGGGAGGGCCCGGGGTCGAGCCGCAGCGTGGCGAGGGCGAGCGCGGTGTCGAACGCCGTGGACGCGCCCCCGATGCCGTTGCCCCAGCCCCCATCCTCCCGCTGGGTGTCCCGCGTCCAGCGCACCGCGCGGGCCACCGCCCCGGACGTGTCCCCCTCGAGCTGGAGTAGCTCCGCCGCGTGGCGGGTGGTGTACGTCCGGCCGTGCCACCAATAGGCGTCCCAGAAGCCCTCGGGTGACTGGTGTTGCCGCACCCGGCGGGTACAGGCCTCGAGCACGGGCCGATGACGCGGCGCTTCCACGGCGTGCAGCACCCGTCCAGCCAGGGCGCTCACGCACAGGTGCACGTCACACCAGCTGCTCCCCGGATAGCTGGCCCAACCGTCCAGGGAGGGCCGCTCGGCGGGGAGGTACGTGCGAAAGCCCCCCTCGGCCTCGTCCCAGTAGCGCAAGAGCTGCGCGCAGGCCTCGGCGAGCGCCGCCTCGTCGGAGGGCTCGCCCCGGGTGTGTGAGAGGAAGTGCACCACGTTGGCGGTGGAGTCGGCGTCGGCGGGGGTGGCCAGAC contains the following coding sequences:
- a CDS encoding prenyltransferase/squalene oxidase repeat-containing protein, translating into MQAIRQEEPELEGTVHEALARARRALEQAQKADGRWLDFRFRFVVGDRDVISSQWVTAYVGQALARVGADPAVLRRARDWLKAHAHKEGGWGFSLATPADADSTANVVHFLSHTRGEPSDEAALAEACAQLLRYWDEAEGGFRTYLPAERPSLDGWASYPGSSWCDVHLCVSALAGRVLHAVEAPRHRPVLEACTRRVRQHQSPEGFWDAYWWHGRTYTTRHAAELLQLEGDTSGAVARAVRWTRDTQREDGGWGNGIGGASTAFDTALALATLRLDPGPSRDALRSGLHWLVRTQRPEGDWDSAPLMRMPRPGEHAPWEDPQGCLLLPVLTDRNRLFTTATVVSALADCLDGPRPG